The DNA segment ttcacagcagtggatgtaaaacaatcacaaaataaGGTCCTGTATGCATCATAATTTATACTTGTAGCACTTGATTTTGTATTGTGGTCAGTGATcctaaacaaaatgtatgtctacatctgtgcatgattttactttcagaataaaatgaaacaagGATGGAACAATTAATGACTTCTCTGTGAGTGTGAACTGTGATTTAAaacattacaatttacatgctctcttttctctccctctctagtCTCTACAACTTTACTACTGCCAGTTTCTGTGTGTACAGTCGTACATGATGTttgttttcccacacacatgaGCAAGCGAGTCTGGCATTGTCACTGTTTCTTGCTGCGTTTCACGGCTGGTATTTGCAGCTGCTCCTGGTTCACATCCACTGCTTGTAGAGGCTCAGCTTCTCTGTCCAGCCAGTTTCCAACTAGCTCTGGAAGAACTGCGAGTCTGAACACTTTCAAAGCTTTCTCCACACACATTGCCCCAAAATCACAGTCAGGCAATACTCGGACAACTTTATCCACAGTAGTCCACACCATGAAATCGCAGTAGGAGGAACTGGTCATAACAATCTGGCACTGTACTTGACTAAATTATGGGTGGTCTTTGCGCAGACAAAGCATCCCCTCACTGTTAGATTCCAAACAGAAATGGCGGTCTGCCACAGCACACTCAACAGCTGactccttgaaggtgaagggacgtgtgtgcaggtttctccaactccggccatgctggtttctccaactccggccatgcagtcaatcaatcaatcaatatgaggcttatatcgcgcgtattccgtgggtacagttctaagcgcagggatttttttgatttttttaattttttttttaatgcaatttatatcgcgcacatattcaaggcgcagggatttatttatgccgtgtgagatggaatttttttacacaatacatcacgcattcacatcggccagcagatcgcagccatttcggcgcatatcctacttttcacggcctattattccaagtcacacgggtattttggtggacatttttatctatgcctatacaattttgccaggaaagactcttttgtcaatcgtgggatctttaacgtgcacaccccaatgtagtgtacactaagggacctcggtttttcgtctcatgcAGGTACAGTGTGCTGCCAGTATGTTGCCATCAGAAGTGGTGATGATCCAAGGAGAAAGTGCTGGTTAATTAAGGCGTTGTGAATGAAGAATCTGAAACATAAATTGAAGGTCGCACAAATCAGCATTCAGCTAGGTCAATCGAATGAATATAACTCTAAGACGAACATAATGTGCTTTACAATAACCTTAACaatgaaaagtaaacaacagatttttaactgaatatgaacatgaagctcattataaatataatattttgcaagctatttcaaaatataaatatattcaaGACTATCTACAGCTTTTGTCGTAGTCCAGAATACAAACTGAAGCGAAGAATATATCAAAGACAAAGCCTCAACACAATATCCTGAACTGCAACTTGTGATATCTGCAACACAAGACAGAGAACACTCACGTTCATTCATTATAAACTGAAAGCACATTCTTACCTTTGCAGAAATGACAAAGTTCTGACAGCCATCAGGGCTGTAGCACTTGACATCCCTCACCCAGCCAGAGACAAAAAGTCGGTAGGAATCCAAACTGTTGTAAGCTTTTCAGCTGGCCACATGTGTATCTGTATGCACTCTTGCCAAGCACAAAATAATTTACGATGTatctgtatctctgtatctgtctgttacgCTGCACTTGTAGAACAAGTCATCCAGATGTCTGGCATTGTTGCAGCGGAGTGGGGGGTGCGCAGCTAGTTCTTTATCGTCGTCTGGCTACTGCCAGCGCCGACTTGAAGCTCTCGGTCGATGCCGAGGTTACAGTTTCTTCATCTAATTGGTTCCAGGCCACTACAGTCTTTGGGAAAAACGAATGTCTGTATTGCTCAGTGTTACAGCGTGGCACAGTGAAGCATCTGCTATTGTTCCTGATGTAGTTGTCTACTGGATTCGAGGTAATGTTGATGTAACTCAGCTCTGGCAGATCGTCCGGATTTGCTGACCAGCACCTGGTTGAGAATGTCATACGGATCATTCCCGTCAATCTCCAAAATCTTCTGGTGGTATCGCCGCCTCTCCTCTGGTAACAATCGCTCAGAATATTTTCGCTTCTCGCCCGATCGCAATGTTTTGCATGAGGCAAGGGAAGTCACTCCAGCTTCTTCTCGGAACGCGTCGGAGGCATTGTTTCCCGTTTTTCAACGGTTCACAgctgtttttacttttctctttgaaatgaaacgatgaaaggaagagaaatggaaagacaggcatgttgttgggacataaacagaacagagaacataagggggaacaaaaactgtgtttcaacaacttcaagcaagaaaatgcaaacactaaacactcccggcagggaaacaccttaattgaccttgacctttgactgtgtttgagatcagttattttcgtactcggcttgtaaaataaacaaaataatatccaaacaacagctattttaagataagagtgtgtggagagaccttgtattcaattatagtaatcactgaaagacataaaacttagttcagaagcgaatcctagaaacccctaaataatggaaaatgtgttggctaaagaattcattgtttacgtaaataattcattgtttacgtaaataatgatttatttagcaacattgctgattctttataaacaatgtaatataaggctaaataatatattgtttacgtaaataaatcattatttacgtaaacaatgaattatttacgtaaacaatgaattcaCCCAGGTTTCTTTTTGCTGGGTGCCTTGTCATCAGGCTGATTTACGCCTGGTTTCAAAACGCCAAGCTGTTGTAGGCTGGCTCTTAAAACGCCAGGCTGGCTTACGCTGGCTCCCAAAACGCCAGGCTGACTTACGCTGGCTCTCAAAACGCCAGGCTGACTTACGCTGGCTTCCAAAACGCCAGGCTGACTTACGCTGGCCCTCGAAACGCCAGGCTGACTTACGCTGGCCCCTAAAACGCAAGGCTGACTTACGCTGGCTCCCAAAACGCCAGGCTGACTTACGCTGGCTCCCAAAACGCCAGGCTGACTTACGCTGGCTCCTAAAACGCCAGGCTGACTTACGCTGGCCCCTAAAACGCAAGGCTGACTTACGCTGGCTCTCGAAACGCCAGGCTGATTTACACTGGCTCCTAAAACGCAAGGTTGATTTACGCTGGCTCCTAAAACGCAAGGCTGACTTACGCTGGCTCTCGAAAAGCCAGGCTGATTTACACTGGCTCCTAAAACGCAACATACCTTATACTAATCGGGAAAGCAATGTAGGGAATCGTGATCATCAATACAAGACTCTACGACGCTTGGCTCTAGGACTGGGCTGCACTCCAAGCCGCTCGGCTTCGGGCACCCAGGTTTCTTTTTGCTGGGTGCCTTGTCATCAGGCTGATTTACGCATGGTTTCAAAACGCCAAGCTGTTGTAGGCTGGCTCTTAAAACGCCAGGCTGACTTATGCTGGCTCCCAAAACGCCAGGCCGACTTACGCTGGATCCCAAAACGCCAGGCTGACTTACGCTGGCCCCTAAAACGCAAGGCTGACTTACGGTGGCTCTCGAAACGCCAGGCTGATTTACACTGGCTCCTAAAACGCAAGGCTGACTTACGCTGGCTCTCGAAAAGCCAGGCTGATTTACACTGGCTCCTAAAACGCAAGGCTGACTTACGCTGGCTCTCGAAACGCCAGGCTGATTTACGCTGGCTCCCGGAACACTAAGCTGATTAACGTTCGCTCCAAAATCGCCCGGCTGATACACGAAGGTTTCTGCCACGGCAGGCTGCTTTGAACTGCCTCCGAAACGGCCAGGCTTCTTCATGATGGTTCGCGAAGCGGTAGGCTTTGGTACACTTGCTCCCAAAACGGTAAGCTCTTTAACGCTAGTTCCCAATACGCCAGGCTGCTGTACGCTCGCTCCCAAAACGCCAGGCTGCTGTACAGTAGGTTCCGAAACGACAGGCTGCCCTGGGCTCGCACCCAACACGCCAGGCTGCTGTACAGTAGGTTCCGAAACGACAGGCTGCCCTGGGCTCGCACCCAACACACCAGGCTGCTTTAAGTCAGGCTGCTGTACGTCGGGATCCATTTCATCTTGCTGTGGATCAGGCTCCTCAATTGTTTTACAAAAAGAGATTTCGTCCAAATGGGTAGAGCCGGATCCCGAAATCCAAGACTCTGGAATGTTATCTACGAGGAAGCGCACCCTGCTGCTGGTGGAGGAACGGATCATGACGGGGTTGACTGTAAGCATCATGACGGGGTTGTTGCCGCGGCGCCCAGGGGAGTGCACCCTGGTCTCCACCAGCCGGTCATCGGCCTGCGGGGGGCGTTGACAGTTCCAGAAGGCGAGGAACACGCCCATACCCAGAGCCAGAAATCCCACAGTGCCTCCCCCGATCAATCCTCGAAGGTCGCTCAATACCTTGCTGCTGTCTGCACTGCCTGAcaggaaaataataataataataataatgcaaacttttatagcgctattctagaaaaatgtctactcttagcgctttacaatacatacatcgtccaagcatactatacacgcacaggcaaaaaaaccgaccaaacataaccaacaaactatacacgcacaggcaaagaaaacgaccaagcatacaatacacgcacaggcaaagataacgaccaaacataagcaaacatactatgaccaaacataaccaacatactatacgtaAGGTACACATGACATAGTAGACCGCGCCAGGGGTACATCAACTCTTTTAACTAGATTAAGGAAGCTATTTTGTGTCTACGACCGTGTGTACACCATGTCAAAGCTGCACACTCAATGTCAGTTAAAGCGACCCACACACAGAGTGAGTGGGGGCGTAAAGACAGGTCATTAAGAAgggagagaaattcaagttttacgccctcacggatgagatacacaagtgtatgcgtgtttaggtggtatcagccatctgtaCTTATGGaaaaatgaccgaggtcttttacgtgccactgtggtgacacgggggtgggagatggataccgtctctgggtctgcacataaagttgacccgtgtccgtcccggcccgaattcgaaccagcgacctttcgatcacaagtctagtgctctaccacctgcgCTACCAGGTGCATGGGTCGATACGTTATATGttaactcttcttcttcttcttcttcttcttcttcttcttcttcttcttcttcttcttcttcttcttcttcttcttcttcttctactggCGGCGTGTTGAGGCTAGTAAAACAAATCTAActaacataataataataataataataataataataataataataaataacttttctatagcgcgagtcccatcaattggctccaggcgctttacaaattcattatagaataaactagcacaaatcaacaagcaaacaaagcatacatttaactgagacataacaccaagaacccaagcactaagcaaaaacttagcgtacaatgttaaaagtacacacacacgcacacacacacacacacacacacacacacgcacgcacgcacgcacgcgcacacacatgaaTCAATACATACATGTTATTAATATTGTTCACACAAACGTGACAGATGGAGACAGTCACTGTTTTACAAGACCGCGCGTGATGTCTTGCGGAACATAGCATGGACAATGTGCATCAAATGTCATGTGTTTGTCAAACATACGAGTTGATAATAATAACCGAAAACTCGCATTTGCTCCATTTGGTCAAAAGACTGTAAGCTTTAACAATTTCAATCAGGAATACCATGCCATTCAGTCAAGAGACTGACATGAAAGTCATTTCGATGAAAGCTGTATATTTAACGTCCAAGAAACACGTGTACCCTTGCCACAACATAAATCGTAATGATGAATCTCCTTTTTATTCAAGCAATGCAAGGCATTTTTGACGGGACATTAttgagagagaacaaaaatgCAAGTatgtcttcttgacaacaaagtTAAcgcaaatgtgaccctccaccacggaatgagtcgcatgtcacctttgcatgattttcatatttgtacattttcctaaagagtgttttatgctctatccagtggtgaaaactgttttataaaagagcgaaaactgtttgagttataagcctgtgactaaggtgaccctcacactgttaccagacactccccggacttatattaagcctagcgcagaaccgcgcgaggtgacatgcgactcatttcgtggtggagggtcacaaatgcgAAATGTAAACAAATGCGAAAATGTTCACTCTTCTGATTCTGTCCGAAAGTGACTGACCTCGGGCGGTCGCATGTCGTGGAAAAGAGCAACCAAACAAGCAACTGTCCTCGGTAGGTGAACAACTGAAGCTGCTCATACCCATCCTAGCTGACAGGAAGAGCATAGTAATTGCACTAAATGCAACAATGTTCACTCTTCTGATTCTGTCCGAAATAAACTGACCACGGGCGGTCGCTTGACGGTTCAATAGACTTTAAAAACAGCAACCTAACAAGTAACTGACCTCTGGTGCACAAGGGAATCTTATGTCCTGGCTGACAGGAAGATCATTCTCCTGAATAGTAATTGCACCAAATGAGAAAATGTTCACTTTTCTGATTCTGTCCGAAATTGACTGACCTCGGGCGGTCGCATGTCGGTTAAACGGACGTTAAAAAcagcaaccaaacaagcaaCTGACCTCGGTAGGTGTACACCTGAAGCGTATATCCTAGCTGACGGGAAGAGCATAGTCATTGCACTAAATGCAAAAATGCTCACTCTTCTGATTCTGTCCGATATTGACTGACCTCGGTGGTCGCATGTCGGTTGAAGGAAcgttaaaaacaacaaacaaacaagcaactgaCCTCCGATGCACAAGGGAAGCTCATATCCTTGCTTGCAGGCAGAACATTCTCCTGATTCGTAATTGCACCTTCTTTCAATGCAGTGGCCACATGTTTTCTTGCACTTGAAGCCATAAAAACCACCATTGCACCTGTCTGCAACCCAATTGACATTACTTGatgaattaatcaatcaatcaatcaatgagtcttatatcgcgcatattccgtgggtacagttctaggcgctctgcagtgataccgtgtgagatgacattttatacggccagtagattgcagccatttcggcgcatatttacctttcacggcctattattccaagtcacacgggtataggtagacaaatattaactgtgcctaagcaattttgccaggaaagacccttttgtcaatcgtgggatctttaacgtgcacacccaatgtagtgtacacggggggaggttcggacaccgaagagagtctgcacacaaagttgactctgtgaaataaatttccgccgaacctgggatcgaactcacgctgacagcggccaactgaatacaaatccagcgcgctaccaactgagctatatccccgcctgtTATAAGTATAATGGACACTTATTCATTGCCCCTTCTCACAAGAGATGATGGCGATATACAAtagca comes from the Littorina saxatilis isolate snail1 unplaced genomic scaffold, US_GU_Lsax_2.0 scaffold_427, whole genome shotgun sequence genome and includes:
- the LOC138956492 gene encoding spermidine/spermine N(1)-acetyltransferase-like protein 1, whose protein sequence is MGVFLAFWNCQRPPQADDRLVETRVHSPGRRGNNPVMMLTVNPVMIRSSTSSRVRFLVDNIPESWISGSGSTHLDEISFCKTIEEPDPQQDEMDPDVQQPDLKQPGVLGASPGQPVVSEPTVQQPGVLGASPGQPVVSEPTVQQPGVLGASVQQPGVLGTSVKELTVLGASVPKPTASRTIMKKPGRFGGSSKQPAVAETFVYQPGDFGANVNQLSVPGASVNQPGVSRASVSQPCVLGASVNQPGFSRASVSQPCVLGASVNQPGVSRATVSQPCVLGASVSQPGVLGSSVSRPGVLGASISQPGVLRASLQQLGVLKPCVNQPDDKAPSKKKPGCPKPSGLECSPVLEPSVVESCIDDHDSLHCFPD